The nucleotide window AGATAATTAAATTATAACAAAATGACACAGAAAGTAATTTTACAGACAAAGAATAAAGATGATGATTTGCACGCTTTTCATTTTATGATACTATACTGTTTTGTATTCCGATATTCAATTCTATTATCCTCAAAAGATAATTTTTCAAAAACATTTTTCATATTTAACTGAATGAATGACAAACTACACTTTTTAAAACATAGTCGGATTAAATTTATACAACTTCAATATCATTTTCCTCTAGTATGTCAATTTCATTTTAAACTAATTCCCCATCCAAAACTTCTATTGCTAATCTAAATTTTTTCCTATTCAAACCGTGGCAATCTATAAAAAAGCAATCTAAATAGTGTTAAAAAATTTATATATTGCAATTCAACGGTTATTATTGCATTATAGCGAGTTTTTATTTATTTTTTACTAACTTAGCTCAATAAGGAAAACCATGAAAAATATCTTTGCATTATTTCTTATCGTTGCTTTTTCAATTTCAATATCAGCACATATCATTCCGAATTCTGAAAAGAGTGTTTTGATAAAATTATATCAAAGTACAAATGGCAACCAATGGAGAGTGAAATGGGATTTGAAAGCTCCAATTTCCTCATGGCACGGTATTAAAATTCAGCACGACCATGTGGTAGGTATCAATCTTTCCAATAATAATCTTGTTGGTACTTTGCCTGTGGAGTTAACTGAATTAGAACATTTAGAAGTATTAGATCTGTTCATAAATCAGATTTCAGGGACAATTCCGGAAACGATTGGAAATTTGAAAAGTTTAAAAGAATTAAATCTATCATTTAATATGTTGTCGGGCACGATTCCAAATTCTATTTGTGAAATCCCTAACTTAAAAGTATTATGTATTTTTACGAATAATCTTTCTGGTGAATTGCCTAGTGAAATAGGTAATTTAAAAGAGCTAGAAATTCTTTCTTTACTATATAATGGATTATCGGGTAAACTTCCAGTTTCGTTATATCAATTGAAAAACTTAAAAGATTTATTATTAAGTAATAATAAATTTTCAGGAAGTATCAGTCCTAGTATTGAAAACATGAAAGAATTAGAAAATTTAACTCTTTCAAATAATAAAATGAATGGTGAAATTCCTTTTAATATGGTTAAATTAGAAAAATTGCAAAATCTTAATTTGTCTTTTAATTCATTTTCGGGAACAGTTCCAAAAGCCTTAGCAGAAAAAAAAGACTTTGATCTTACAATGAAAAATGAATTAGAACAATCATACCTCTTGGAAGTGATAGATAATGCAAAAGTGGGGGTGGTAGTAGATGAATGAAAGTAGAATAGATGTGTCTTTTTAGTCTATCACACCGTTTAGAACATTTAGCCCTTTCTCAAATAAACTTTTAGCTTGGTCAACTTCATTTTGGGTGACCGAGTTTACTTTTGTTGGTACAAACATCTCTCTTATATCTAGTATTGATTTAATAACAAAAGAATAAAATTAATAAACAAAGTTTTTCAAAGTTGATTAAACAAGCTAAAAGCAAATTAGTTTATGTAAGTAATTTTGGAAGGTGGGGTGATAGTGGGGTAATTTTTAATCTAA belongs to Flavobacterium gilvum and includes:
- a CDS encoding leucine-rich repeat domain-containing protein; this encodes MKNIFALFLIVAFSISISAHIIPNSEKSVLIKLYQSTNGNQWRVKWDLKAPISSWHGIKIQHDHVVGINLSNNNLVGTLPVELTELEHLEVLDLFINQISGTIPETIGNLKSLKELNLSFNMLSGTIPNSICEIPNLKVLCIFTNNLSGELPSEIGNLKELEILSLLYNGLSGKLPVSLYQLKNLKDLLLSNNKFSGSISPSIENMKELENLTLSNNKMNGEIPFNMVKLEKLQNLNLSFNSFSGTVPKALAEKKDFDLTMKNELEQSYLLEVIDNAKVGVVVDE